A stretch of the Chelonoidis abingdonii isolate Lonesome George chromosome 11, CheloAbing_2.0, whole genome shotgun sequence genome encodes the following:
- the LOC116838222 gene encoding uncharacterized protein LOC116838222, translating to MAALRGGRCKMVRGRVGMSPGWSLHLMVLWTLYGVAGAQPSITAHYGEDVTLGCAFNHIPGVKLHRLNITWKMQRAEGAALLVHSYYGQRDLWQGRDKVYWGRTQLYREGIHKGNASLRLRAVRFQDEGFYLCYVTSELGNSTQKISLAVLRESEMESPIVARLGQDVTLSCLFECRLNVQMLNVTWTKEEAEGPDLLVHSYYNGIDMLQRQDVSYKGRTQLHPERFSQGNVSLTLRRVRSQDEGLYICHVQPELGQFSVRMQVTVKGFVRSRLLLVPFSGLCLAALLIIWCLITKKRCPSPLQKFRIFQCGSQQNQQGGRDQPESTPLTANESANSFPETDLNRQCYEGVTNTPPHFITEVVTPVSNGDTQSSSILDWQPVQEHEQQRRAATDVVWGDFDMLSEGEIAELKAAVATNNPPELASALQEVSEAVKNEGLKVAVVGETGSGKSSFVNATRGLKEHDADAAETGVLGDMMVEPKAYAHPEHPNVTLWDLPGIGTMNCPLDTFLEQRHVRHYDLFIIISYERFTHTDTRLVEEIQTLGKTFYFVRSKVDLDMASARRRNICEESALRTIREDCTSHLGGETDVFLISSSTPDKFDFPPLQRTLADAFRHHRACALQRALSKSSLPILQKIKVPL from the exons TACCAGGGGTAAAACTCCATCGACTGAACATCACCTGGAAGATGCAAAGAGCCGAGGGCGCAGCCCTCCTGGTTCACAGCTACTATGGGCAGAGGGACCTGTGGCAGGGACGGGACAAGGTTTACTGGGGCCGGACGCAGCTGTACCGAGAAGGAATCCACAAAGGAAATGCATCACTGCGACTCAGGGCTGTGCGCTTCCAGGACGAGGGCTTCTACCTCTGCTACGTCACCTCTGAGCTGGGAAACTCGACCCAGAAGATTTCCCTGGCCGTGCTAA GGGAGAGTGAAATGGAGTCTCCCATCGTAGCTCGGCTGGGGCAGGACGTCACCCTGAGCTGCCTGTTTGAATGCAGATTAAACGTCCAGATGTTGAACGTCACCTGGACGAAGGAAGAAGCCGAGGGGCCGGATCTCCTGGTTCACAGCTATTATAATGGGATAGACATGTTGCAGAGACAAGATGTCTCTTACAAGGGCAGAACACAGCTCCACCCGGAGAGGTTCTCTCAGGGAAATGTGTCCCTGACGCTAAGGAGAGTTCGTAGCCAGGATGAGGGATTGTACATCTGCCACGTCCAGCCGGAACTGGGACAGTTTTCTGTGCGGATGCAAGTTACAGTCAAAG GCTTTGTGAGATCCAGGCTACTACTAGTTCCGTTCTCTGGGTTGTGTTTAGCTGCATTATTAATTATATGGTGTCTTATCACTAAGAAGCGCTGTCCTTCCCCACTGCAAAAATTCAGGATTTTTCAGTGTGGGTCCCAACAGAACCAGCAGGGGGGCAGAGACCAGCCTGAGTCAACCCCGTTGACAGCCAATGAATCAGCCAACTCCTTCCCA GAGACAGATTTGAACAGACAGTGCTACGAAGGGGTTACCAACACACCACCACACTTCATAACTGAAGTTGTGACACCAGTTTCTAATGGTGACACACAGTCTTCCAGCATCTTGG ACTGGCAGCCAGTTCAGGAGCATGAAcagcagagaagagctgctaCAGATGTTGTTTGGGGAGATTTCGACATGCTCTCTGAAGGGGAAATTGCAGAACTGAAAGCTGCTGTTGCAACAAATAACCCGCCAGAGCTGGCTTCTGCGCTGCAGGAGGTCAGCGAGGCAGTCAAGAATGAAGGGCTCAAAGTTGCAGTAGTCGGAGAGACAGGATCTGGAAAGTCATCTTTTGTCAATGCCACCCGGGGTCTGAAAGAACATGATGCAGATGCTGCTGAGACTGGGGTGCTGGGAGACATGATGGTGGAGCCCAAGGCTTATGCACATCCCGAACACCCCAACGTAACACTATGGGACCTGCCAGGGATCGGGACAATGAACTGTCCCTTAGATACTTTCCTTGAGCAGCGTCACGTCAGACATTATGACTTGTTCATTATCATCTCCTATGAGCGCTTCACACACACCGACACCAGACTTGTGGAGGAGATTCAAACACTGGGGAAGACATTTTACTTTGTCCGTTCCAAAGTGGACTTGGACATGGCGTCTGCACGGAGAAGAAACATCTGTGAGGAGAGCGCCCTGCGGACAATCAGAGAGGACTGTACATCGCAcctgggaggagaaacagacGTTTTCCTTATATCCAGCTCGACCCCTGACAAATTTGATTTCCCCCCACTGCAGCGAACGTTAGCCGATGCATTCCGCCACCACAGGGCATGTGCTTTGCAACGGGCTCTCTCAAAGAGTTCCTTACCCATTTTGCAAAAGATAAAAGTGCCATTGTAG